Genomic window (Phragmites australis chromosome 5, lpPhrAust1.1, whole genome shotgun sequence):
TAATAAcacgcataccggtgaaaatataactgaaaaaatatctcaagtagttaaagactttgatttcataaataaaatattttctattactTTAGATAATGCTGATGCAAACTCTAGAGTCATGTATATTCTTACTCCATTGTTTAATATATAtgttgaatctttcttgttacatcaacaatgtgcttgtcatattatcaatcttatagtaaaatctagTATAAACAAGTTGTCGTAAAACCTAGATGATTTTCGATTGCAATATCCTTTGTAAACTCCCCTAACCAGCGAATTGCAGCACATAGGTAATACTGTGTTGCAAttggtgtgcgtccacgtaagtttatTTTGGGCATGCTAGTAAGATGGAACTTTGCTTTTCttgatgctcaaaaatattataccatataaaaACACATTAGGTGTATTTATTCATTAATACTATCATCAGCATTGGGttaaactttactcacggaagtgcattggtatgttgccgaaaGAATATTagagtttcttgattttttttatgattcaacagtgagtttatcaggagtttattatccaacatcttgtttagtagtttataatattgttgaaattgctactcatttaaatatatatgaaaatagcaaccttctaagagattgtgtagttcttatgaaatctaaatttttagaatattggaaagaaattcctttgttatgtgtatttacctttattttagatcataTAGCTAAATCGTAGGTTTTTTGGAGTTCTCACAATTCTATATGATACTCTTAGTtatgattattctacttattatattaatattcgttctaagttattagatttttatagtaaatatgaaataaagtatgTCGAAGTttgcctgcaacgacctccgcTAGCATCCACAACAAGTAATAAGACGATAACatggagaaaaatatttggtggagaTTATtcatcacgatcgtctacgactACAAGCGTTGGAATTCTAACATCTGGatgggagctaactaccttttATCAACAGTTACGTTATCAtccatgaataaaaaaaattaacatactgcaatggtgatATGAGTataagacgaattatccagtgcttttaTTGTTAGCACGAGATTTGTTAATAGTTCTCGTATAtacagtttcttctgatgcTGTCTTCAATCTCActagaaggataatcgaagagagaagaacaaatctcacAAGTGAGATGATGAAAATACTCACTATAGTAAAAgactgggaacaagctgaagcgtGAATGCAACACACTTGAAAGAACACTGAGCTTCAAGCTTTATTCAAAATTTTGTACCGACATGTTGAAGAGAACatgtaattttcaattttctgaGCTAGATTGCACTCCTTTTTATTTActagaaagatttttaatgaaacaacctatcaataaagctcattttatTATGTCTCCCTATtagttctgattttttttataatttttctttatgtttttaaaaaaagtgaCCCGAGACCCGCCACCCACTCTCATCTTAGCCTATAAACAACCAATATCCGTCCATACCAAACTCCCACTGATCAAAACTCCAAAGTCACTTGCCcacttcaacaaatcaattctATATTTCTAATTTTCCATTCATGTAACAAGACACCAAAAACTTacgtgcatggtcatgggtaTGGCAACATTTTGAGAAGGTATTTAGATAAATTAACAGGGAACATGTAAGATTTgttaagtgtaatatatgcaacaatgaatTAGGTGCCAGGTCTACAATTGGAatgggacacttgaggaagcatgcTAAATATTACAAGCAATATTCTAGAGTTTCTAATTAAACCATATAATTTTTGAATAATATTCatatgttgtactctttttacttatagtagagaagtttttaacgaggcaaccgatcaataaagcttattttatttattttcttttttcttttttagaattttgtaactattattttttttctctatttttgaagTGTTGCCATGCTGGCGTGCCCAACCGTACCGATGGGTCAGTCGTGCCTCCACCATGCTCACCGGCCCACCGATGTGTAGCCGTGCCGCCGGGCCACCCTTGCACCATGCCTTCGTTGGGCTGCCTATGCCTCCGGGTCGGCCGAGCCAACCGTGCCACCAGGTCACAATCGTGCCTAGCCCGGCACGGCACAACACGGGTCGTAACAGTACTGGGCTGATTGGGGCATGCCTAGATGGGTCCATATCGGGCTGGCCCAAAAGACCCATTTAGCCATCTTTGGGAAGATGTGCTGGCACGTCATTGGTGGTTGCAGAGTTCTCCACGGTAGGAAGAGTTACAGCTGTGAAAATACTTTTGCATGAAGGATGAGAGCAGAATTTGATTTATTATCAACTGGTTTAGTTGATAACCATAATGAGATCATGGCTATGTGATAAGAGATAGTGCAATCCACCTCTGCAAACAGCTGATTAAGCCAGCGCCACAATACCCGATCAAAATGGAAATGGACGTACCTTTCGTGCCACCTACTCTCTGAATTAAGCATGAATCCGACGGGACGCATCATGGAAGGTGAAggaaaaaagacaaaaatattaaaacaaaaatatgatttgtatactaagaaaaaaagacaaatttgtGATCCACATTGTACTAGGTGGGTGTGTATGTCTCATTGTAATGTTACtgattttatatatattatcattataacattattatattattattatagcATTATTaattacacgtgtgttatataCGTACATTTACTGGTCTCGCTAAGTGGGAGGGTGCGTGTCATAATTTGCGTAGAGGGGTAAGCGTTCGCATGGTCTTACCAATTCTAAGAAATTAAACTTTGGTCCCTGACCCAAGGCCTGTTGGACTGTCATCAAATATCATTTCATTTGTTGGGCAGCGTTTCACAAATACCTACTTGCAAGGAGATCAATTGCTGGAAGTATCATGGGCTGGCAGAAAAGGTTTGTAATCATTCCACTAGCCTCGACCACGTTTATGCATACACGGAGATAAATGCATGATTTTAGTTTGGCTTCCAGTCACTTTCAAAGCTAAGTGTACACGGTGACGAATGCTGGAAGGTTCTTTGACAAAAGTGAACACCTACACCTAATGGCGAAGCTCCAGCATCGAGTAGAATAAAATTGGATCTAGAATTTACGCATATGTACAGGTCGCCATACAGGGGGAGGCTACAAAAGCTATATACAAGTCTTTGTATCTTGTATGTTGACAGGAAAGGACGCAGTGGTCGCAAATTTGGTTATTCTCTTCGGCAGAGAGACCCGGCGGTGTCACAGATGATAGGATCACCGATGCGGCGATGCCCGACTGAACCAGCTTCCACCGTGAAGCAGCGCCGGATGCCGATGTTTTTCGGCAGGAGGCATGGCAGCGTCAAGGTCTTCAAGTGGCAACTTCGCAGACATCCCCGCGGCACAACGGGCACACCCTGCAGCGTTGTAACGACAGAATGTTGTGAGGACACGGTACGAGATACCTCAATGCATCAGCCAGTGTTGATATGCATCACAGAGAAGGATACCTGTGTATTTCTTTAAGCCACTTGTCAACACACTGCAAGTGAAACTCGTGTTTGCACGGAAGAGTTCTTATCTGTTCTCCGTCCTCGTATTCAGTTAAGCAGATATGGCACCTGATGAGAGAAGCACACTGATACGTTAGAGATTTCAGTAGCATCAGAACCTCCAAAAAGAGTGAGGAGgtaaaggagaaaaagaaagcgTTAGCCAGCAGGCATCTCTTTCCAGGCAAGGTGATCACAACTGTTGCCATAACAAACTACAGTAAAATAGCATAACTTTGCAAGGCATGTCTGATGTTGTAGCTCAAAGGTTCTAGGGTATACAAATGAGCTTGACAGTAAAAATCAACATTAGATGTCGAACACAATTCAGAGTGTCCAAACTACAGAAAGAATCTAAACTTTCAAATACCACAATAATGTTTATCCCCATTTATCCAGGCATGAACAACAGAATATGCAAGTACAAAACTGTCTAGTGATAGTAATAAGAATCACTGAATAATACAACTTCAGAAAATAAATTACTTCTAGCTGCTATTATGTATTGTGTGTTGAAGATCAACTATATTATCCAGCAAATGCTACTTCATGAGATACTCTAAGGTGCCAACAACGCCATACTTCCATGCATGAAATTATATGGATTCTCGATTCCTCATTGTTTGTTTTCTGAATGAATTATTGGTATGACCAGCTAATTTATCTCAAAAGTGTGAGATAAAGCTGATTTCTGTTAAGAGGACATggacatttttttttccttttcaagcAACTCTCATAATTATACCAAGAACACATTATGCAAGACATTTGCCTTAGGAAATTTGGAGGGCGATTAGAATGATGAGAAGCTCACTGTTCCATATCATCACTGCATTGGGGTGTCTCAAGCTTTTTGTAGTTCTTAGATGGCAATGAATTAACTACAGCTTCAGGAGCCTGAACAGAGACCATGGAAAGTGAAAGTGATGCAGGTTGATGGTGAATTTCATCCAACACCTGAAAAGAATTGCGCAAGCCATTATTACATAACTAGAGTAGTAATGTATCACAAATGTAACAAACAACAATGGAGTTCACAGTTCACACATTGCCAACAATCTGCTCCCAATTTAATTAACTCCTGTACAAATTTACTTTTAAGAACATCCTATATTTGTGTTACAGCTTCAAACATGCCTGAACCACCCAACAATTGTTTTCAAACTTTTGTGATGTGCCTTGGCCTCACAAAATTGTCAATTATCATACAGACATATAACTTTTGGAGGTAACTACTACTTGATCAACACTGTTTTATTCTTCTGAAGTGGTATActcatttgaaaaaaaagataagatggAATTTGTGCAATTTCAAAACTACAGCAGAAAATGCTCGACGCTATATCAAGCGGAGTGCTTTTAATACAAAGGCCAGAGTAGATTAAAGTCTGGAACTCTAGTTGAATCCTAAAAGCCATTATGTTAGTTAGAATACAGATGTAAATGACATATCACTGCCAAAAACACAGCAACAGCAACTTTGGCCCTAACATTTCCAATGTGTCACCtattatgtcatcaacataaacaACTAGAATGCCGATGACAATCAAATGAGTACGAAGGAAAGGACAGACCTCAAATAATGCCTCAGTTAACATGACAATTCTTGATATACTTGCTCGTGCACTAGATTCTTCAGCAATCAAGAAAGAATCACAAGTACATCGGCCAATTTGGTGAATCCCCAAAGGACAAGCAGCAGTACTTAGCTCATTGCTACTATCGAAAACAGCACGACGATGCTCCCTAATCTGTAACAAATAACAATACCAAGTTAAGAACATGTGATCGTGACATGAATCAGCGAAAAGCGTACCAGCAAAAACATATGACGAAGTAGGCATAACAATTACCCGGGATCTTGAATACTGGCTTACTCTGATTGAACCATGGCGTCTGCGATGAAAATATCTTGACCCCTCCAACTCTCCAAAAAGGTCATCACCAAGGTCTAGCCATGTGCTGTAAAATCCCAGGTCATCAGAATCAGATTCTGGATAACCTCTAGAGCCACGTCTGGAAAACGCATCCCATAGAACCCTTCTATGACTTCTTGTTTCGCTGCTGCTTGAATCTCTAGAGCGACCTAGACCATCATTTGAGAAAATACTCACCATGTCATCATGTAATATACTCCCGCCACTCTGACCATGTGGCCCACTGAATATGGGAACATCTGCTCTGGTAGGGATTGAATCAGGTGTTGATTCTCCAATCACAGATGAAGTAGTTGAAGTGTTAGGCAACATAGATGTTAAGCTAGATTGAGATATATCTGATCCTTCACTTGGCATGACAGTTGTGGATGAAGTCCCTTGGGGAGTTATCTCTGCTTCTTCTAAGTCAGTCATGATCCTTTCAGATGTCATCAACGAGGGTTGGAAATCAGATTCAGAAATTGAACCACCTATTTCGTTAATGCAGACTGTGTTAGCAACATTTTCCAGCTCTGACCCTATAGAACTTATTCCCTCTCTAGATGTCCTGTCAACATTACCAGCTTCATT
Coding sequences:
- the LOC133920006 gene encoding uncharacterized protein LOC133920006 isoform X1 — encoded protein: MGAGSSRADAPPRRRVRLALAGCFGAGSSAEAAAAAGDDGRPAAAAASSSRAHEVQSQQAERAANVSGFRASVAAKDLHISSAIDPRIHSSSSTISHHLRFNHINCHENKEDGLGTENAQTSGLGSSSGKAVMLRGNYSNEAGNVDRTSREGISSIGSELENVANTVCINEIGGSISESDFQPSLMTSERIMTDLEEAEITPQGTSSTTVMPSEGSDISQSSLTSMLPNTSTTSSVIGESTPDSIPTRADVPIFSGPHGQSGGSILHDDMVSIFSNDGLGRSRDSSSSETRSHRRVLWDAFSRRGSRGYPESDSDDLGFYSTWLDLGDDLFGELEGSRYFHRRRHGSIRVSQYSRSRIREHRRAVFDSSNELSTAACPLGIHQIGRCTCDSFLIAEESSARASISRIVMLTEALFEVLDEIHHQPASLSLSMVSVQAPEAVVNSLPSKNYKKLETPQCSDDMEQCHICLTEYEDGEQIRTLPCKHEFHLQCVDKWLKEIHRVCPLCRGDVCEVAT
- the LOC133920006 gene encoding uncharacterized protein LOC133920006 isoform X2, yielding MGAGSSRADAPPRRRVRLALAGCFGAGSSAEAAAAAGDDGRPAAAAASSSRAHEVQSQQAERAANVSGFRASVAAKDLHISSAIDPRIHSSSSTISHHLRFNHINCHENKEDGLGTENAQTSGLGSSSGKAVMLRGNYSNEAGNVDRTSREGISSIGSELENVANTVCINEIGGSISESDFQPSLMTSERIMTDLEEAEITPQGTSSTTVMPSEGSDISQSSLTSMLPNTSTTSSVIGESTPDSIPTRADVPIFSGPHGQSGGSILHDDMVSIFSNDGLGRSRDSSSSETRSHRRVLWDAFSRRGSRGYPESDSDDLGFYSTWLDLGDDLFGELEGSRYFHRRRHGSIRVSQYSRSRIREHRRAVFDSSNELSTAACPLGIHQIGRCTCDSFLIAEESSARASISRIVMLTEALFEAPEAVVNSLPSKNYKKLETPQCSDDMEQCHICLTEYEDGEQIRTLPCKHEFHLQCVDKWLKEIHRVCPLCRGDVCEVAT
- the LOC133920006 gene encoding uncharacterized protein LOC133920006 isoform X3, which produces MGAGSSRADAPPRRRVRLALAGCFGAGSSAEAAAAAGDDGRPAAAAASSSRAHEVQSQQAERAANVSGFRASVAAKDLHISSAIDPRIHSSSSTISHHLRFNHINCHENKEDGLGTENAQTSGLGSSSGKAVMLRGNYSNEAGGSISESDFQPSLMTSERIMTDLEEAEITPQGTSSTTVMPSEGSDISQSSLTSMLPNTSTTSSVIGESTPDSIPTRADVPIFSGPHGQSGGSILHDDMVSIFSNDGLGRSRDSSSSETRSHRRVLWDAFSRRGSRGYPESDSDDLGFYSTWLDLGDDLFGELEGSRYFHRRRHGSIRVSQYSRSRIREHRRAVFDSSNELSTAACPLGIHQIGRCTCDSFLIAEESSARASISRIVMLTEALFEVLDEIHHQPASLSLSMVSVQAPEAVVNSLPSKNYKKLETPQCSDDMEQCHICLTEYEDGEQIRTLPCKHEFHLQCVDKWLKEIHRVCPLCRGDVCEVAT